The window AGTAGAaagtaatttgttttttttttaatcttttgattTTGGTAACAATCATTTCTAATTTCACTGCCATTTTACTTTTATGTTTAGGTTTCCCTGGCCAACAGAAAGCTAAGGTTTCTGAGCTATCCAAATTCGGACGTCCAGTAAGTGATCATATGCTGCCTTTATGATGTCATCATGCTACTTTGTAACTGTTGGATTACTACTCTTACCTATGTGGGGTTTCCTACATTCTGTAAAGTTGACGGTCATTACTCCTGATGCTTATCGTTTGCTTGAGTTTAAAATGATAAGCATGTTTCGATCCAAGTGCATTAGTTGGTAAAATGAAGGGGCTATATAAACCCTAATCCTTCTTTTAACTTGAAATAAGTAAAAGATATGCTAGCGATGTAGCATTTGTGATCACTTATGCTCCGTTTTTGGTTGTTTAGTCATCAGTTTGTATTGCCGGTTGACCTTATGACTGATATTATCTTTGTTTTCTGTTAGGCCAAAATGCGGAGCTCCTCTTGGTGGATACGTTATTTTGTCCAGACCAGCTTAGAAGAAAACGAAGCTGCCAACAAGAAGTTCGAGCAGGCCACATCAAAGGAATCATACCAGCCAAGCTGCCAAGTGTTTCACCTTAACTCATATCACTAATACACTATCGTAGCATCATTTATTCACAAGTTTTGGTATGCGTAACATGACAGGTAAAATTTGTTTTAGCTGTCGTATAAAAACAAGCCCTCTACTgggttaatttttaatttttatatgatACGTCAAGGACATCGACTTTTGTTGTGAACGATATAGTCACTATTGATTGACATATTTGATTGAATATACAGGGTGATTTGTATTAAGGCCTCGAACTGATCTGTATTCCGTTTGATATAAAACGGTTATATCAAGGAAATTTGTTTTACACACCatgctttctttctttctcggAATCCTTCAGCTCCACTTCTTCACTAGCAATTTTGTTTGTCTGGCTTGAAAAAAGGTTTGTTCTATAGCTGTATGAGAATGTAATTGTAATGAAAAACCGGTGACATCGTGTTTGCAGAAGCTGCAACTTCATTTTATGGAGAAAGAAAACTGAAGTTCATATACACTGTCACCAATAATCCGCACAAGAGCAATGTCCGTCCTTAAAGCAAAGAAACCTGTGGGCATCTCGCACTGTGATTTCTCTCCCAGCAATGGCAGAGATAAATTTGATTGCATTGTGGCAGTCCCCACAAATCCTCAGGTTCTTCACCACAAGTAAAGGCTCCCACTCTCTCGTCGAGAGCAACCCAAACGCATCCGCTAGCTTTTCGCTGTGATGACCTAACCTTATCTCCCCCACTTCTTGCAGACTCATCATCCTTTACCAAGATCCATCGTAAATAAGGCACATAGCCCGCTCGCTTCATCTTCCTCAACATCTCCTCCCAAGTATTCATGAATTTCTTTGATCATCGGGTGGTAAATCTCTTCAGCCACAAAAACTTGTACCCTCGTATTCACCTCGATCCAACTACAACCTGGTTTCCTCTTCACTCCTCTATCTCGCATATGCTTTCTAATTGTTGCTACCTCTTCCCATTTGCCTGCTCTAGGAGCAGCATTTAGAGGTTCCAGCTGAAGAAGCTGGTTGGATGCCTTTACTGCTAGTTCAATATTTCCATGCGTTCTACAGGCGCCGAGTAATGTAGCCCAGCCAATGGAGCCAGGGCAGAATGGCATCATCTCGATGAGTCTCTCAGCTTCACTCAGTTTGCCTGCTCGACCTAAAAGATCAATCATGCATGAATAGTGTTCTGCTTCCGGTTCAATCCCGAACTTCTCCTTCATCATATTGAAATACTTCTGACCCTCAACTTTTCCAGTGTGAGCACAAGCAGAAGGGACAGAGATAAAGGTTACCCTTGTAGGAACAATATCCATCTGAAGCATGTGTTCAAATAGCCGTAGCGATTCTCTTCCAATCCCATGCTGTGCAAAACCTGCAATGATTGAATTCAAAGAGAGAGTGTTATGCTCTGGCATTCTATCAAATAACCTTCTTGCATCGCGAAGATTTCTGCACTTCAAGTACATTGCAACAAGAGCTTTATTCACcgaaattttatttgaagggACGTCAGATTTGATTTGTAAGGCATGAATCTGCTTTCCCTGAGAGAGGGATGACAAATTGGAGCATGCGCTAATCACACAGACGAAGCTGCAATCATCAGGGCTGTGACCAACGCATTGCATTTGCCGGAAACAATGAAGAGCGTCTTCAGAGTACTCATCATTTTGAGAATACCCAGAAATCATCGTGTTCCAAAGAACCAAATCCGGAAAAGGGATCTCTTGAAACACTTTCCTGCATTCCGACATGCCGCCAGCACACCTTGAATATAAATCAATCAAGCCACTCCCAACATGCGAATTCTGGTGGAAACCAGTTTTGATCAACTTAGCATGAAACTGAAGTCCACCCAACAAGTCCCCCACACACGTAAATGCAGTCAAAACACTTGCCAATGTAAACATGTCGACATTGAACCCCCTCCGAACCATTTCCTGCAACAATCCCAGCGCTTTCAGTCCTTGGCGGTGCTGGCCACACGCCACAATCATCGAATTCCAAGACACTTCATCTTTCACCTCTCCCATCACCAAGAACACCCACTTCGCCTCTTCCTAAAACCCATTTCTACTGTAGTACGTTACAAGAGAATTGTTTACCGAAACATATGAATCAAAGCCACCTGACACGACCGCGGAATGCAGTTGCCTAAGCAAACCGACATCATCGCCACAGCCTGTGATCGCAGCAGAGATGGTAAACCCATCCATGTCAAGACCCAAATTTCTCATCCCAGCGAGCAAGCTCAATGCCGGCTCAGTCTCTCCCTTATATAGGAGACCAACACTCAACTCGAATAGTTCAACCCGAAAACTATGTATTTTGGAGGCAATTCTTCGGCTAGAAGGCTTAACTCCCCGTACAATCAACCAGATAGTCTTGTGTGTCTACTGGGATCATGCAATGGTTTGGCATTAGTATCTCTAGATTCTTATGAAAAACTTGTCTATCTGGAACCCATCAACTGGATTCCTCCACCACTTACATAACCCAGGTTTACTGGGAGTAGGGGAcaaaaaaatttgcaaacatGTGGTTTCAGCTATGTATCAGCCACAAATGACTACAAAGCTTTCATTGGTTATTTTAGTTATGAGGATGATGTGTGGACGTTCCGGGTGAGTTGTTGATCTTCTCCTTGAGAGCCAACTCCTGGGAAAAGATTGAAGAACCTCACCCTTGTTACTTGTACTATGAGCCCCAAGTCTTCCGAGTATGAGTCGGTAGCGGGTTTGACACCGACCTTTCATACGGAAAGCAGTACAGTTGTGGCGATATGGTATATACGGAAGAAATAAGTTGATAAGGATTGACATGTATAAAAATGTTGAGGTTTGCAGTCACCAATATACTGCAGAGGATGTTTTACGTTCTTCCATCCAGTATGACGAGATCCTAATTTCTCTTGTTGAGTACCAAAACCTAGCACAAGGCAAATAAACAAATGGGAAATATCATACGTGATTATTTGCGGTTTAATTAAAGTTGTCGTTCATTGTTTGCCAATCCACTGGCACTGTTTTTTATTACTCAAATCTCCCAAATAATGCGGAATCATGTTGAGATTTTCAATGATTTGCAAAAACAACCCCAGGCCAATAAGTTTTGACTACTTCAGCCAAAGTTCATCCCGAGTTTTATCTTATTCTCTAACTTATTTTATTCAGATTGTATTTCTTGTATGCAAAAGGATTTCCACATAGTCTTTGTAAATTTGGAGGGAATCTCTCCTTTACGAAGATCAGTAAAACGATATAGAGATATGCAAAAAGATTTGcacatggtctttatagatttggaaaatCGTATGATAGGGTCTCAAGAGaaattatatagaggattctaGAGAAAAAGAAGTACGAGTAGCATATGTATGATGGAGAAAGGATATCAGTCAAAAAATCATGAAGGACCAACTAAAAGCTTTTCCATAACCATAGGGTTACACCAAGACTTAGCTTTAAGTCTTACCTTTTTGCTTTGTTAAGGGATGAGTTAATGAGACATATTCAAGAAGATATCCCTAGGTGTATACTTTTTACAAATGTTATAGTGATGATAGATGAAACGCATGAGGGAGTAAATGTGATGCTTAACCTTTGGCGgaaagtgttggaatctaaaggtcttcgccTAAGTAGGTCAAAGATAGAATATATGTCATGCAAGTTGGAATGAGGGTTCAAATGACATAGGGGGTGAAGATTGGAGATCAAGAAGTACCAAAGAGTTAGCACTTTCATTATCTTGGATCTATATTGCAAAAGAATGAAGTATTAGATGAAGATCTCAACCATATAATAAAAGCTGGatagatgaagtggaagagtgcatggGGTGTGTTGTGAAATTTTCGTATGCTACTAAAGCTCAAGAGAAAATTTCACAGAACACCAATAAGGCTAGCCATGTTTTACGGCATGGAATGTTGAGCGGTTAGGTATCAACACGTCCAAAAAATGAGTGTTGtaaagaagagaatgctttgttggATGTGTTGGTACATGAGAAATGACATGATTAAGAATGAGGTTACCCGACGTAAGGTAGGAGTGGTCGCAATTGAatataagatgagagaaaatcgattAAGGTGGTTTTGATATATGAACCGAAGACCTATAGATGCTTTGTTTAGAAAATGCGGTTGTGAGACTGAGGATTAGAGCAAAAgtggtagaggaagacctagaaagacTTGGAAAAAGACCTTAAGAAATGACATGGGgtacttggagctaacggaagacttgGTGCAAAACCAAGCGCAACGATGTTCTAGAATTCATACAACCGAAGAATAAGTGTAGCTCCTCCTAGATGAAGAAGAATACAGTGtaagagtgttttaaagtttaaccTGTGTTTTAGCATGACTATCCTACCAACTTAATTTAACTTTTGAACAAACACTCACAAGTTTCAGGAGCAAAGATAATAggaaatttgaataaaaaaaaaaaaaaaacaaagataatagaaattttgaaaaattatgtCCTTAAAGTAATTGCATGTTTTAGCCTTGGGGTATAGTTTGGTAACTTTAAGTTGTTTTGTTTATCCAGATCAATTAACCAATTGGAGAAGTAAATTACCATTCTCGTAAGGTTTGTGCTATTTAGACACCATTTTTTTATCTCTTACacatctttattaattttatttattaatcttcttcaattcattcgatctgacgATCGAAAATTAAGAGGGGTATGTGAGAGATAAaattggatgtgtggataatACCACCCTTCTCGTAATTGCATGATGAGTTATACGCTTTGTGTATTTTAGTGACGATCTTAGCGTAATTTAAACTTGGCGGggaataatttgaatttgagTAGAGCACATTTGATCTAGCGAATGTGGCTATAGCATCCACGTCTATACTATAATTTCATGTTACAAATTTTATGGCGCTTACTTAGTGTAATATAACAAGTTATAGTGAACTAAACAAGTTATATGGAACTCAATACATGGAACTTAATTACTAAAGTTGGAACTACATCCTTCTCACTGTTAGGATGGAATTATATAACGggagtattttttttatcaccacCTTAACTTTGTTGTATGGTGAAAAGACACATGACAAATGATTAGGTGTATGGTGAGTATATACACCCTTATATAACTGTGAACGAACCCTTACAAGTTACAAATGTTACAAGAATCTCTTTTGCATATTTGGTGAAAAGTCCTTATaccatttatttgtttttgtgttacatttgttttctttatctAAGTCGATTAACCTACTGCACATGTCATACTCTTTTTCCTAATAATACTTGTATTATTTCCTGGAAGATAAACTCACTCTCTCACTTATGATTTTTAATGGTTTTtgaatttcttctttttacttCAATACAAAATTTTCTTATGAATTATTATCCCTTATCATAGAAAGAAATTCAACTTTACACACATGCATTTGACTTTCTTGCTGAGGAGTAATGGCTTTTCCAACCTTGGTCTTAATCCAATTGCCATTTCCATGCACACAGCTAATTTCAGCGCTTTGGAGATATAGGGAAACAAATAGACTCAACACACCCTAATTGACCATAagttattaaaataataataatcattgCTGAGGTTGAGTGGATTGGTTGGTTTtacatttatttcatttttcatctAACAATTTCATTCATTGTGACCTTCTCCTAATTCACCGCCAGATTAGAACAAGAAAATACTGCAATTTCTTCACCAATGGCTTGTTTAACCCAGGAAACTGATGACTGCCCGACCACATATTCCCCTACCACTCCCCATTTCTTCAAGATCATTGTAAATGACACTTCCAAATACAACAAAATTGTAAgcacctctctctttctctctcatgttTGCTGCAGTAGTTAGGTTATATGGTATTGAcatgattcatttcttagacaCAAAAGATCAACTAATTTTTCACACTTCAAAATTAAAGTCGAAACTTTCTCTGTTTTGCAGAAAATTCCAACGAAATTTGTGATGAAATATGGAGATGGTCTGTCAAATTCAGTAGTTCTTAAGGTTCCAAGTGGTTTGGAATGGGAGATGGAACTTAGAAGATATGATGGTGAGGTTTGGTTTGAGAAAGGTTGGCCAGACTTCTCACATTTTTACTCTCTAGACTTTGCTTACTGGCTAGTTTTTGGGTGCGAAGGGAACTCAAAATTCCTGGTTCGCATATTTGATAGAAGCTGCACAGAGATTGACTATCCACTACAAACTCCTGAGGAGGAAGAAACTGATGAAGATTCCATTTCCACTAATTCTGATCATGATTCTAGTGATGATGCTCGTGATGATTATGAGGCTTATTCTGGCGATGATTCTGTTCAAATCTTAGACGAATTTTCACCCTGCCAAAGAGAAACAAAAGGGAGATCTCCATTTCCGTGTCCTCGACCTTACAAGGAGAATATAACAAGTTCAGGTGGTAAGGCAAAAACCAATATCAAACTTGTACAATGTGGTTCCATAGCTATACATACCAATTAGAAATTCTGATTCTGTGAAATGATGCTCAAGATATCAATGAAAAACAAAGATCCACAATGACAGATATCAGAAGCGGAagttacaaattttaattttattccctatttttttccttattgtGTTTTCTGCGTCATTCTTGTTTAACTTAAAATATCCTCATTATATTCTTTAACAGGCAAAGCTGGTCCCTCTGCAAGGGCAAAGGCTAAAGCTCTTCAGATGGTTAGTTCCTTTACATCTGAATACCCTTTTCTCAAGGTTGCCATGCAGCCCACATATCTCCAATATTGCTATTTGGTAAGCTTGCGATAAAGCCCTCAAAAATTTGGTTAACATATCTATCCCTGCCGAGAAAATTTAATCGTAAGCagtcttgcctaaattattgacTTTC of the Pyrus communis chromosome 1, drPyrComm1.1, whole genome shotgun sequence genome contains:
- the LOC137711585 gene encoding B3 domain-containing protein At4g01580-like isoform X4; this translates as MACLTQETDDCPTTYSPTTPHFFKIIVNDTSKYNKIKIPTKFVMKYGDGLSNSVVLKVPSGLEWEMELRRYDGEVWFEKGWPDFSHFYSLDFAYWLVFGCEGNSKFLVRIFDRSCTEIDYPLQTPEEEETDEDSISTNSDHDSSDDARDDYEAYSGDDSVQILDEFSPCQRETKGRSPFPCPRPYKENITSSGKAGPSARAKAKALQMSLRSKFVKKHLSKTCDHVFLRRSDGRTWRVKLEQYETGRCRLLSGWKKFVQENSLAIGDVCVFVLIDNIKPLFNVIFFPTA
- the LOC137711585 gene encoding B3 domain-containing protein At4g01580-like isoform X3; this encodes MACLTQETDDCPTTYSPTTPHFFKIIVNDTSKYNKIKIPTKFVMKYGDGLSNSVVLKVPSGLEWEMELRRYDGEVWFEKGWPDFSHFYSLDFAYWLVFGCEGNSKFLVRIFDRSCTEIDYPLQTPEEEETDEDSISTNSDHDSSDDARDDYEAYSGDDSVQILDEFSPCQRETKGRSPFPCPRPYKENITSSGGKAGPSARAKAKALQMSLRSKFVKKHLSKTCDHVFLRRSDGRTWRVKLEQYETGRCRLLSGWKKFVQENSLAIGDVCVFVLIDNIKPLFNVIFFPTA
- the LOC137711585 gene encoding B3 domain-containing transcription factor VRN1-like isoform X2 translates to MACLTQETDDCPTTYSPTTPHFFKIIVNDTSKYNKIKIPTKFVMKYGDGLSNSVVLKVPSGLEWEMELRRYDGEVWFEKGWPDFSHFYSLDFAYWLVFGCEGNSKFLVRIFDRSCTEIDYPLQTPEEEETDEDSISTNSDHDSSDDARDDYEAYSGDDSVQILDEFSPCQRETKGRSPFPCPRPYKENITSSGKAGPSARAKAKALQMVSSFTSEYPFLKVAMQPTYLQYCYLSLRSKFVKKHLSKTCDHVFLRRSDGRTWRVKLEQYETGRCRLLSGWKKFVQENSLAIGDVCVFVLIDNIKPLFNVIFFPTA
- the LOC137711585 gene encoding B3 domain-containing transcription factor VRN1-like isoform X1 codes for the protein MACLTQETDDCPTTYSPTTPHFFKIIVNDTSKYNKIKIPTKFVMKYGDGLSNSVVLKVPSGLEWEMELRRYDGEVWFEKGWPDFSHFYSLDFAYWLVFGCEGNSKFLVRIFDRSCTEIDYPLQTPEEEETDEDSISTNSDHDSSDDARDDYEAYSGDDSVQILDEFSPCQRETKGRSPFPCPRPYKENITSSGGKAGPSARAKAKALQMVSSFTSEYPFLKVAMQPTYLQYCYLSLRSKFVKKHLSKTCDHVFLRRSDGRTWRVKLEQYETGRCRLLSGWKKFVQENSLAIGDVCVFVLIDNIKPLFNVIFFPTA